In Oryza brachyantha chromosome 1, ObraRS2, whole genome shotgun sequence, the following are encoded in one genomic region:
- the LOC102713404 gene encoding GDSL esterase/lipase At5g45920-like yields the protein MRPRLVLFGDSITELSFADGGWGAALADHFARKADVVLRGFSGYNTRWALRVLARAMEGAAAGAGGSDPAAVTVFFGANDASLPDRKQVHQHVPLEEYRSNLRAICAYFKEQWPSTKIILITPPPIYEPARIRDMYGEDDPSKLPERTNEAAGAYAQACLTVAKELNLPAIDIWTKMQQFPDWQTSALCDGLHFTLFGNKILFDCVLETLESIGFSQGSLQPDLPLFHDIDPKNPLKAFEI from the exons ATGAGGCCGCGGCTGGTGCTCTTCGGCGACTCCATCACCGAGCTGTCCTtcgccgacggcggctggGGCGCCGCCCTGGCCGACCACTTCGCCCGCAAG GCGGACGTGGTGCTGCGCGGGTTCAGCGGGTACAACACGCGATGGGCGCTGCGGGTGCTGGCGAGGGCCAtggagggcgccgccgccggggccggggGGTCGGACCCGGCGGCCGTCACGGTGTTCTTCGGCGCCAACGACGCCTCGCTGCCGGATCGGAAGCAGGTGCACCAGCACGTGCCGCTGGAGGAGTACCGGAGCAACCTCCGCGCCATCTGCGCCTACTTCAAG GAGCAATGGCCATCCACCAAGATTATACTCATCACGCCTCCACCAATCTATGAACCAGCGAGAATTCG GGACATGTATGGAGAAGATGACCCTTCAAAACTACCGGAAAGAACCAATGAAGCTGCTGGCGCTTATGCACAGGCATGCCTGACAGTTGCTAAAGAACTGAATCTTCCAGCCATAGACATCTGGACAAAGATGCAGCAATTTCCTGACTGGCAAACATCTGCATTGTG CGATGGACTGCACTTCACCCTGTTcggaaacaaaattttgtttgactgCGTGCTGGAGACCCTAGAAAGCATTGGTTTCAGCCAAGGAAGTCTCCAACCAGATCTTCCTCTCTTCCATGATATTGATCCCAAGAACCCTTTGAAAGCCTTTGAAATCTGA